In Silene latifolia isolate original U9 population chromosome 3, ASM4854445v1, whole genome shotgun sequence, a single window of DNA contains:
- the LOC141649687 gene encoding uncharacterized protein LOC141649687 yields MVNNIGSHDGGRVWIIWDATNYKVEVLSSEAQVINTRVTFLPTGVIWWMSVVYGFNRVSERLSLWQSLQLMHQVVNGPWVVMGDFNSVLAMDERIGSEISSAEMRDFQECVDVCGIGDIPAHGSFFTWNNKHDVGDMVFSRIDRAMVNDEWLLKFPDTIIMFHPEGLFDHCPCTLTMRPDSVRKRGGFKYFNMWGKDSDFLPIVKEVWDSQIHGLKIFQFVKKLKLLKKPLKALNGSAYAQIETTAKLAQVMLR; encoded by the coding sequence ATGGTTAATAATATTGGGAGTCATGATGGTGGCAGggtttggattatttgggatgcTACTAATTATAAAGTGGAGGTGCTCAGTTCTGAGGCTCAAGTGATCAACACTAGAGTCACTTTCTTACCTACTGGAGTTATTTGGTGGATGTCTGTAGTCTATGGCTTTAATAGGGTTTCTGAAAGATTATCTCTATGGCAGTCTCTTCAGTTGATGCATCAGGTTGTTAATGGTCCATGGGTGGTAATGGGGGATTTTAATAGTGTGCTTGCTATGGATGAAAGGATAGGCTCTGAAATTTCTTCTGCTGAGATGAGGGATTTCCAGGAGTGTGTGGATGTATGTGGTATTGGGGATATTCCAGCACATGGATCTTTTTTCACTTGGAATAATAAACATGATGTGGGTGACATGGTATTTAGTAGGATAGATAGAGCCATGGTTAATGATGAATGGCTTCTTAAATTCCCTGATACTATTATTATGTTCCATCCTGAAGGCCTCTTTGATCACTGCCCTTGCACTTTGACTATGAGACCTGATAGTGTAAGGAAAAGAGGGGGTttcaagtattttaatatgtggggcaaGGACTCTGATTTTCTCCCCATTGTGAAGGAAGTCTGGGATTCTCAGATTCATGGTCTTAAAATTTTTCAGTTTGTGAAGAAACTTAAGTTGCTGAAAAAGCCTTTGAAAGCTTTGAATGGGTCTGCTTATGCTCAGATTGAGACTACTGCAAAGCTAGCTCAAGTGATGCTCAGGTAA